The proteins below come from a single Pseudomonas chlororaphis genomic window:
- a CDS encoding LysR family transcriptional regulator, whose protein sequence is MKIDDIDAFVEVIRCQSISHAAETLQLTQPAITRRVQNFEQALGVELFDRNTKPLKPTLIGTRVYEQCRLILREMDALRELVATDAPPTGLLRLGVPQTIGDVVLLDALKHLRVAYPELRAQVATGWGSQLVGKIERGELDAAAALFPAGKIFPDNIIGESIGKMELVVVCAKAQLPKRPSKLADVYQNGWILNPDGCGFRAGLQRTLSDQGLALRVNLETFGTELQLGLVADGLGLGLVPRPLLERSVHLDQLAAMPLKDFKPVMDLWLIYPHFLGNLQGPVEAFGKLVAGSLQKIKSAA, encoded by the coding sequence ATGAAAATTGATGATATCGACGCCTTCGTCGAAGTGATTCGCTGTCAGTCCATCAGCCATGCCGCCGAGACGTTGCAACTCACGCAACCGGCGATCACACGGCGCGTGCAGAACTTCGAGCAGGCGCTGGGGGTGGAGTTGTTCGACCGCAACACCAAGCCGCTCAAGCCGACCCTGATTGGCACGCGAGTCTACGAGCAGTGTCGCCTGATCCTGCGGGAGATGGATGCCTTGCGCGAGCTGGTCGCCACCGATGCGCCGCCTACCGGTTTGTTGCGCCTGGGCGTTCCGCAAACGATCGGCGACGTGGTGCTGCTCGATGCGCTCAAGCATCTGCGCGTCGCGTATCCGGAACTGCGTGCGCAGGTGGCGACGGGTTGGGGCAGCCAGTTGGTCGGCAAGATCGAACGCGGCGAGCTGGACGCCGCGGCGGCGTTGTTTCCCGCCGGCAAAATTTTTCCCGACAACATCATTGGCGAGTCGATCGGCAAGATGGAGTTGGTGGTGGTGTGCGCGAAGGCGCAATTGCCCAAGCGCCCCAGCAAGCTGGCGGACGTCTACCAGAACGGCTGGATTCTCAACCCGGACGGCTGCGGTTTCCGCGCCGGGCTGCAACGCACGTTGTCCGACCAAGGGCTGGCCCTGCGGGTCAACCTGGAAACCTTCGGTACCGAGTTGCAACTGGGCCTGGTCGCCGATGGCCTGGGCCTTGGCCTGGTGCCGCGCCCGCTGTTGGAACGCAGTGTCCATCTCGATCAACTGGCGGCCATGCCACTCAAGGACTTCAAACCGGTGATGGACCTGTGGCTGATCTATCCGCATTTTCTCGGCAACCTGCAAGGGCCGGTGGAAGCCTTCGGCAAGCTGGTCGCCGGATCGTTGCAGAAGATCAAGAGCGCTGCGTAA
- a CDS encoding cysteine dioxygenase: protein MTQARHPERLRAFVGALAELIDGNPREGDLLHRGGKLLAQLVSHDDWLPDTFAQPDPERYQQYLLHADSRQRFSVVSFVWGPGQRTPIHDHRVWGLIGLLRGAEDSQGFARHPDGSLVPEGSPIRLVPGQVEAVSPKVGDIHQVSNAFADQVSISIHVYGANIGAVRRAVYQPDGSEKLFISGYSNTLLPNIWDLSKESQSL from the coding sequence ATGACCCAGGCCCGACACCCGGAAAGACTCAGAGCATTCGTAGGCGCCTTGGCCGAGCTGATCGACGGCAACCCTCGCGAAGGCGACCTGCTGCATCGCGGCGGCAAGTTGCTCGCTCAATTGGTCAGCCATGACGACTGGCTGCCCGACACCTTTGCCCAACCAGACCCCGAGCGCTACCAGCAATACCTGCTGCATGCCGATTCCCGGCAGCGGTTCAGTGTGGTCAGTTTTGTCTGGGGGCCGGGACAACGCACGCCGATTCATGATCACCGGGTCTGGGGCCTGATCGGCCTGTTGCGCGGCGCCGAAGACTCTCAAGGCTTCGCTCGCCACCCTGATGGCAGCCTGGTGCCCGAGGGCTCGCCGATACGGCTTGTGCCGGGCCAGGTCGAGGCCGTCTCGCCCAAGGTCGGCGACATCCACCAGGTCAGCAATGCCTTCGCTGACCAGGTCTCCATCAGCATTCACGTCTATGGCGCCAACATCGGTGCCGTACGCCGCGCGGTGTACCAGCCCGACGGTAGCGAAAAGCTGTTCATCTCCGGGTATTCCAACACCCTGCTCCCCAACATCTGGGACCTGTCCAAAGAGAGCCAATCCTTATGA
- a CDS encoding sulfurtransferase: MSTVRTRSYSEIRQALLNREELAIVDVREEAPFAQGHPLFAANIALSRLELEVFARIPRRDTPVTVYDHGEGLAGLAAQRLQALGYVDVAVLEGGLDGWRDAGGELFIDVNVPSKAFGELVESQRHTPSIAAPELQALLDSEADVVVLDARRFDEYQTMSIPGGISVPGAELVLRARALAPDPATRIVVNCAGRTRSIIGTQSLINAGLANPVSALRNGTIGWTLAGQVLEHGQSRRFAPTQEKHRDIAARDARRVADQARVGRATFADLHRWQADATRSTYLFDVRTPEEFEAGHLPGARSTPGGQLVQETDHFASVRGARLVLVDDDGVRANMSASWLAQLGWEVHVLDDLHPGHFSEQGPWKAPVPVPPQAEEISPDTLEQWLAEGDTVVLDFTSSANYIKRHIPGAWWVLRSQLSEALAQVPSAQRYVLTCGSGQLARWAIPDVERLTGQAVFLLRDGTAGWIAAQRPLAHGETRLVSAPIDRYRRPYEGTDNPHEAMQAYLDWEFGLVDQLARDGTHGFYVI; encoded by the coding sequence ATGAGCACTGTACGTACCCGCTCCTACTCGGAGATCCGCCAGGCGTTGCTGAACCGCGAAGAGCTGGCCATCGTCGACGTGCGTGAAGAGGCGCCGTTCGCCCAGGGCCATCCACTGTTTGCCGCCAACATCGCATTGTCCAGGCTGGAGCTGGAGGTGTTTGCGCGCATCCCGAGGCGCGACACCCCGGTGACGGTCTATGACCATGGCGAAGGCCTGGCGGGCCTGGCGGCGCAGCGCCTGCAAGCGCTGGGCTACGTCGATGTCGCGGTGCTCGAAGGCGGCCTGGACGGTTGGCGCGACGCGGGCGGCGAGTTGTTCATCGACGTCAACGTGCCGAGCAAGGCCTTTGGCGAGCTGGTTGAAAGCCAGCGCCATACCCCCTCGATCGCAGCGCCAGAGCTTCAGGCGCTGCTCGACAGCGAGGCCGACGTGGTGGTGCTCGACGCCCGCCGTTTCGACGAATACCAGACCATGAGCATTCCTGGCGGCATCAGCGTACCTGGGGCGGAACTGGTGTTGCGGGCGCGGGCACTGGCGCCGGACCCGGCGACCCGCATCGTGGTCAATTGCGCCGGCCGTACTCGCAGCATCATCGGCACCCAGTCGTTGATCAACGCCGGCCTCGCCAACCCGGTGTCGGCCTTGCGCAACGGTACGATTGGCTGGACCCTGGCCGGCCAGGTGCTGGAGCACGGCCAGTCACGCCGGTTCGCCCCTACCCAGGAAAAACATCGCGACATCGCCGCCCGCGATGCCCGCCGCGTCGCCGATCAGGCACGGGTCGGTCGCGCCACCTTCGCGGACCTGCACCGCTGGCAAGCGGACGCGACACGCAGCACCTACCTGTTCGATGTACGCACCCCAGAAGAATTCGAAGCCGGCCACCTGCCCGGGGCCCGGTCCACGCCCGGCGGGCAACTGGTCCAGGAGACCGATCATTTCGCCAGCGTGCGCGGTGCTCGCCTGGTCCTGGTCGACGATGACGGTGTGCGGGCCAACATGTCGGCGTCCTGGCTCGCGCAATTGGGGTGGGAGGTGCACGTGCTGGATGATCTGCACCCCGGCCACTTCAGCGAACAGGGCCCCTGGAAAGCCCCTGTGCCTGTCCCGCCGCAAGCCGAAGAGATCAGCCCTGACACCCTCGAACAGTGGCTGGCCGAAGGTGACACCGTGGTACTGGACTTCACCAGCAGCGCCAACTACATCAAGCGGCATATCCCGGGGGCATGGTGGGTGCTGCGCAGTCAACTGAGCGAAGCCCTGGCCCAGGTGCCGTCGGCCCAGCGCTATGTCCTGACCTGCGGCAGCGGCCAGTTGGCCCGATGGGCAATCCCGGACGTCGAACGCCTGACCGGCCAGGCCGTGTTCCTGCTGCGTGACGGCACGGCCGGCTGGATCGCCGCCCAGCGGCCGCTGGCGCATGGCGAGACCCGGTTGGTGTCTGCGCCCATCGATCGCTATCGCCGCCCCTACGAAGGCACCGATAACCCGCATGAGGCCATGCAAGCCTATCTCGATTGGGAGTTCGGCCTCGTGGACCAGCTGGCCCGCGACGGCACCCACGGTTTCTATGTGATCTGA
- a CDS encoding ABC transporter substrate-binding protein, with the protein MRLSLPLLLIALVFGTAHADDLQPLRVANQKSTLKALLEVSGELKDVPYAIQFSEFPAAAPLGEALNAGAVDIGALGDAPYVFALGAGASLKVVSIIHAQGRNTTAILVPKNSPIREVSDLKGKRIVTTRGSIGHYLAIKALRNVGLSTRDVEFVFLLPSESRLVLDNGTADAWSTWDPFTTVVTAQSQARVLVSGSHLLSNHLYLAATQQAIADKRPQLDDFVARIDRAFRWSNEHPAEYAAAQARITGLPLAVHLEVAKATQMQPVLIDDAVVSGLQATADIYREEGLLTRRIDVSQGFDKRFNTQRAPLTQVSR; encoded by the coding sequence ATGCGCCTGTCCCTACCCTTACTGTTAATCGCCCTCGTGTTCGGCACTGCTCACGCAGACGACCTGCAACCACTGCGGGTGGCCAATCAGAAATCCACCCTCAAAGCCCTGCTGGAAGTGTCCGGTGAACTCAAGGACGTGCCCTACGCCATCCAGTTTTCCGAATTCCCCGCCGCCGCACCACTGGGCGAGGCCTTGAACGCCGGCGCCGTGGACATCGGCGCCCTGGGCGATGCCCCCTACGTGTTTGCCTTGGGCGCGGGGGCCTCACTGAAGGTCGTCAGCATCATTCATGCGCAAGGGCGCAATACCACGGCCATTCTCGTCCCCAAGAACTCCCCCATCAGGGAGGTTTCGGACCTCAAGGGCAAACGCATCGTCACCACCCGTGGCTCGATCGGGCACTACCTGGCCATCAAGGCCCTGCGCAACGTCGGCCTCAGCACCCGAGATGTGGAATTCGTCTTCCTGTTGCCCAGCGAATCCAGGCTGGTGCTGGATAACGGCACCGCGGATGCCTGGTCTACCTGGGACCCCTTCACCACCGTGGTCACGGCCCAAAGCCAGGCCAGGGTCCTGGTCAGCGGCAGCCACCTGCTGAGTAATCACCTCTACCTGGCCGCCACCCAACAAGCCATCGCCGACAAGCGCCCGCAACTGGATGACTTTGTCGCCCGGATCGACCGCGCCTTCCGCTGGAGCAACGAACACCCTGCCGAATATGCCGCCGCCCAGGCCAGGATCACCGGCCTGCCATTGGCGGTGCACCTGGAGGTGGCCAAGGCGACCCAGATGCAGCCGGTATTGATCGACGACGCGGTGGTCAGCGGCTTACAGGCGACCGCCGACATCTACCGGGAAGAAGGGTTGCTGACCCGCCGCATCGACGTTTCCCAAGGCTTCGACAAGCGCTTCAACACCCAGCGAGCCCCACTGACCCAGGTTTCGCGTTAA
- a CDS encoding monooxygenase has protein sequence MSKQRQLKFGAMVHGVGHGWGEWRHPQAQPDASTSFGFYKQQTQLAEGAKFDFVFIADSLHIHEKSSPHYLNRFEPLTILSALAAVTSNIGLVATVTVSYTEPYQVARQFASLDHISAGRAGWNVVTSWLSGTANNFGKAEHPPHAVRYRIAKEHVAVVQGLWDSWEDDAFVYDKQRGEFFAPGKLHALEHKGEFFSVKGPLNIARSRQGQPVIFQAGTSEDGRNFAAENADAIFVSAESFEEAQAYYRDLKRRASGFGRDPEQLSILPGIRPIVGRDEAQVQERYRQAVALVSIEDAIVALGRPFNDHDFSQYPLDAPFPELGDLGANSQKGGSERIKQLARDEGLTLRQVALRFSQPRRDFVGTPEQVADAIEHWFDNGAADGFIINALLPDGLQTFTEWVVPVLQQRGVFRREYSGHTLRDNLGLAVPANRYTHDVLEPATGSEAVA, from the coding sequence ATGAGCAAGCAACGCCAACTCAAATTCGGTGCAATGGTCCACGGCGTCGGCCATGGCTGGGGCGAATGGCGCCATCCGCAGGCGCAACCCGATGCCAGCACCAGCTTCGGTTTCTACAAGCAGCAGACGCAACTGGCCGAAGGCGCCAAGTTCGATTTCGTGTTCATCGCCGACAGCCTGCACATCCATGAAAAATCCAGCCCGCACTACCTCAACCGCTTCGAGCCGCTGACTATCCTCTCGGCCCTGGCGGCCGTGACGTCGAACATCGGCCTGGTGGCCACCGTGACGGTCAGCTACACCGAGCCCTACCAGGTGGCGCGCCAATTCGCCTCACTGGACCACATCAGTGCCGGGCGTGCCGGTTGGAACGTGGTGACGTCGTGGCTCAGCGGCACCGCCAACAACTTCGGCAAGGCCGAGCACCCGCCCCACGCGGTGCGCTACCGGATCGCCAAAGAGCACGTGGCAGTGGTCCAGGGCCTGTGGGACTCCTGGGAGGACGATGCCTTTGTCTACGACAAGCAACGGGGCGAGTTCTTTGCCCCCGGCAAGCTGCACGCGCTGGAGCACAAAGGTGAATTTTTTTCGGTCAAGGGCCCGCTCAACATCGCCCGCTCCCGCCAAGGCCAGCCGGTGATCTTCCAGGCCGGTACCTCCGAGGACGGGCGTAACTTCGCCGCCGAGAACGCCGATGCGATTTTCGTCAGCGCCGAAAGCTTTGAAGAAGCCCAGGCCTATTACCGGGACCTGAAGCGTCGCGCCAGCGGATTCGGTCGCGACCCCGAGCAGCTGTCGATCCTGCCTGGCATTCGTCCGATCGTGGGGCGCGATGAGGCGCAGGTGCAAGAGCGCTATCGACAAGCGGTGGCGCTGGTGAGTATCGAGGACGCCATCGTCGCGCTCGGCCGGCCCTTCAACGACCATGATTTCAGCCAGTACCCACTGGACGCTCCGTTCCCTGAGCTGGGCGACCTGGGCGCCAACAGCCAGAAAGGCGGCTCCGAGCGGATCAAGCAACTGGCCCGGGACGAAGGCCTGACGCTGCGCCAGGTCGCCCTGCGCTTTTCCCAGCCACGCCGGGACTTCGTCGGCACCCCCGAACAGGTCGCCGACGCCATTGAACACTGGTTCGACAACGGCGCAGCCGACGGCTTCATCATCAACGCCCTGCTGCCGGACGGCCTGCAGACGTTCACCGAATGGGTCGTGCCGGTCCTGCAGCAACGCGGGGTGTTCCGCCGCGAATACAGCGGCCACACCCTGCGCGATAACCTGGGCCTGGCGGTGCCGGCGAACCGGTACACCCATGACGTCCTTGAGCCGGCAACGGGCAGTGAGGCCGTCGCATGA
- a CDS encoding aliphatic sulfonate ABC transporter substrate-binding protein has protein sequence MKQHFAPGQLDRRGFLMAGAVTLGALGLSTLGFAPRAFAQGKSLSELTLGVATYRGQDSYFFEDAGTADTPYKVEYAEFAGGNLIVEALASGSLDVGGMSEIPPIFSLQSHRQPRLIAVLQGDVNNQVFLVPNESSVESIGQLRGKRVGYVRSTTSHYFLIKALKEQGLTMNDITAVALTPQDGFSAFQSGQLDAWVIYGVFIQLAKFRSGARVLKTALGYLSGNYLIAARPKALEDPLRRQAIQDYIQREARTLEWINDNPEPWATKSARLLGVDKAVFLDMHNQRSQPSKIIAVSEQAIASQQEVADLFFDAGVLSERLDVSPLWERNFPLLAL, from the coding sequence ATGAAACAACACTTCGCGCCAGGGCAGCTCGATCGACGCGGCTTCCTGATGGCCGGCGCCGTCACCCTTGGCGCCCTGGGCCTGTCGACACTGGGTTTCGCCCCGCGCGCGTTCGCCCAGGGCAAGTCCCTGTCCGAGCTGACCCTCGGGGTGGCCACCTACCGTGGCCAGGACTCCTATTTCTTCGAGGATGCCGGCACCGCCGACACGCCCTACAAGGTCGAATACGCCGAGTTCGCCGGCGGCAACCTGATCGTCGAGGCGCTGGCGTCCGGCAGCCTGGACGTGGGTGGGATGAGTGAAATCCCACCGATCTTTTCCCTCCAGAGCCATCGCCAGCCGCGCCTGATCGCGGTGCTGCAAGGTGACGTGAACAACCAGGTGTTCCTGGTTCCCAACGAATCGTCGGTCGAGTCCATCGGGCAATTGCGCGGCAAGCGGGTTGGCTACGTGCGCTCTACCACCTCCCATTACTTTCTGATCAAGGCCCTGAAGGAACAGGGCCTGACCATGAACGACATCACCGCCGTAGCCCTCACGCCCCAAGACGGTTTCAGCGCATTCCAGAGCGGCCAACTCGATGCGTGGGTGATCTACGGCGTGTTCATCCAGTTGGCCAAGTTCCGCAGCGGCGCCCGGGTCCTCAAGACCGCCCTGGGCTACTTGTCCGGCAACTACCTGATTGCCGCGCGCCCCAAGGCGCTGGAAGACCCGCTGCGCCGGCAGGCGATCCAGGATTACATCCAGCGTGAGGCGCGCACCCTGGAATGGATCAACGACAACCCCGAGCCCTGGGCAACCAAGTCGGCGCGATTGCTGGGTGTCGACAAGGCGGTGTTTCTCGACATGCACAACCAACGCAGCCAGCCGTCGAAGATCATCGCCGTGAGTGAACAAGCCATTGCCTCGCAGCAGGAAGTCGCCGACCTGTTCTTCGACGCCGGCGTGCTCAGCGAAAGGCTCGACGTCAGCCCCCTGTGGGAACGCAATTTCCCCTTGCTCGCGCTGTGA
- a CDS encoding acyl-CoA dehydrogenase has translation MSLSSLRPPQLQAVVAADFDAVLESIGAQLAATAHRLDESGAFPWDNFKLLHEHGLLALTVPKALGGSGASLVQARKVISAVAKGEPSTALILVMQYLQHSRLQDNRSWPEALRLRVARDAVNDGALINALRVEPDLGTPARGGLPATIARRTSEGWRISGRKIYSTGSHGLTWFSVWARSTDEDPLVGAWLVHKDTPGISIIEDWDHLGMRATCSHEVLFDDVLVPLDHAVSVSPWSAPQPELDSDGFLWMSVLLSAVYDGVAQAARDWLVGWLEQRKPSNLGAALSTLPRFQETVGQIDTLLFANRSLLDAAAEGRTPAQHAAQLKYLVTSNAIAAVELAIEASGNPGLSRHNPLQRHYRDVLCSRIHTPQNDAVLQGVGKAVFAQRQKKDTP, from the coding sequence ATGAGCCTTTCTTCCTTACGCCCACCCCAGTTGCAAGCAGTCGTGGCCGCCGACTTCGACGCCGTGCTCGAAAGCATCGGTGCACAATTGGCGGCCACGGCCCACCGCCTTGACGAGAGCGGTGCCTTCCCCTGGGACAATTTCAAGTTGCTGCACGAGCATGGCCTGCTGGCCCTGACGGTGCCCAAGGCGCTGGGCGGTAGCGGCGCGAGCCTGGTGCAGGCCCGCAAAGTCATCAGCGCGGTCGCCAAGGGCGAACCTTCCACGGCGTTGATCCTGGTGATGCAGTACCTGCAGCATTCGCGCCTGCAAGACAATCGAAGCTGGCCCGAGGCGTTGCGCCTGCGAGTGGCCCGCGACGCCGTGAACGACGGCGCGCTGATCAATGCCTTGCGGGTCGAACCCGACCTGGGTACGCCGGCCCGTGGCGGGCTGCCCGCGACGATCGCCCGGCGCACCTCCGAAGGTTGGCGGATCAGCGGGCGCAAGATCTACTCCACCGGCAGCCATGGTCTGACCTGGTTCAGCGTCTGGGCACGCAGCACCGATGAAGACCCGCTGGTGGGTGCCTGGCTGGTGCACAAGGACACGCCAGGGATCAGCATCATCGAGGATTGGGACCACCTGGGCATGCGCGCCACCTGCAGCCACGAAGTGCTGTTCGACGACGTCCTGGTGCCCCTGGATCACGCCGTCAGCGTCAGCCCCTGGAGCGCGCCACAGCCCGAACTCGACAGCGATGGTTTCCTGTGGATGTCGGTCTTGCTCTCGGCGGTTTACGACGGTGTCGCCCAAGCCGCGCGCGACTGGCTGGTGGGATGGCTGGAGCAACGCAAGCCGTCCAACCTCGGCGCCGCGCTGTCGACCCTGCCGCGCTTCCAGGAAACCGTCGGCCAGATCGACACCCTACTGTTCGCCAACCGCAGCCTGCTGGATGCCGCCGCCGAAGGACGCACGCCGGCCCAGCACGCCGCACAATTGAAATACCTGGTGACCAGCAACGCCATTGCCGCGGTCGAACTGGCCATCGAAGCGTCCGGCAACCCCGGTCTGTCGCGGCATAACCCGCTGCAACGGCACTACCGCGACGTGCTGTGCAGCCGCATCCACACCCCGCAAAACGATGCCGTGCTGCAAGGCGTCGGCAAAGCGGTGTTCGCCCAACGCCAGAAAAAGGACACCCCATGA